One genomic region from Sphingobacterium sp. UGAL515B_05 encodes:
- the hemW gene encoding radical SAM family heme chaperone HemW, which produces MIYVHIPFCKQACHYCDFHFSTSLQYKSEMINAIRREIELRAAYLEDKKVESIYFGGGTPSLLEAEEIARIIDTIAMHFDIVNQAEITLEANPDDLNAAKVNSLRNTAINRFSIGIQSFFEEDLKWMNRAHNQQEALASIMRVQDAGFENITCDLIYGYPLLTDEKWRHNMQQLIDFEIPHISSYSMTVENKTALDHFIKKGLSPAIDSDQAADQMSLLIHTLKAAGYEQYEISNFAKNGLYARHNTNYWKGKHYLGIGPSAHSFNGTSRAWNVSNNAKYMTSINSNQLPLEIEELSTLDQINESIMTSLRTMWGLDLIALESKFGQSVKNRVLKDAEPFLGEKNLVLEENKLRLTDPGKLMADHIMSELFIIED; this is translated from the coding sequence ATGATTTATGTCCATATCCCTTTCTGTAAACAGGCTTGTCATTACTGTGACTTCCATTTTAGCACGTCACTACAATACAAAAGTGAGATGATCAATGCCATACGACGGGAAATCGAGCTCAGAGCAGCCTATTTGGAAGACAAAAAGGTCGAATCGATCTATTTTGGTGGAGGCACGCCATCCTTATTGGAAGCTGAAGAGATCGCACGGATCATCGATACGATAGCAATGCATTTTGACATCGTAAATCAGGCTGAAATTACGTTGGAAGCAAACCCCGACGATCTAAATGCAGCCAAAGTAAACAGTCTGCGGAATACAGCAATCAATCGATTCAGCATAGGCATACAGTCATTCTTTGAAGAGGATCTTAAATGGATGAACAGAGCACATAATCAGCAGGAAGCACTGGCTTCTATCATGCGGGTGCAAGATGCGGGCTTTGAAAATATTACCTGTGATCTTATTTATGGCTACCCACTGTTGACTGATGAGAAATGGCGCCACAATATGCAACAGCTGATTGACTTTGAAATTCCCCATATTTCTTCGTATTCCATGACCGTAGAAAATAAGACAGCATTGGATCACTTCATTAAAAAAGGCTTAAGTCCAGCTATAGATTCTGATCAGGCAGCGGATCAGATGAGTCTTCTTATCCATACATTGAAAGCCGCGGGATATGAACAATATGAAATTTCCAATTTTGCAAAAAATGGCCTTTATGCACGTCATAACACAAATTATTGGAAAGGCAAACATTATCTTGGTATAGGCCCTTCAGCACATTCGTTCAATGGAACTTCCAGAGCTTGGAATGTTTCCAACAACGCGAAATATATGACCTCAATCAATTCAAACCAACTTCCCCTAGAAATTGAGGAGCTTTCTACGCTGGACCAGATCAACGAAAGTATCATGACTTCGCTGAGAACCATGTGGGGACTGGATTTGATTGCGCTGGAAAGCAAATTCGGGCAATCTGTCAAAAACCGAGTCCTAAAGGATGCTGAACCATTTCTAGGAGAGAAAAATCTCGTTTTGGAAGAAAACAAATTACGCTTGACGGATCCCGGTAAATTAATGGCTGATCATATCATGTCTGAATTATTTATAATAGAGGATTAA
- the lpxA gene encoding acyl-ACP--UDP-N-acetylglucosamine O-acyltransferase, producing MIQPLAYIHPEAKIAKNVVIEPFVTIYKDVVIGEGTWIGSNVTIMDGARIGKNCKIYPGAVISGEPQDLKFDGEITTAEIGDNTTIRECVTINRGTKDRYKTVIGKNCLIQAYSHVAHDCEVGDNCVFSNNSTLAGHITVGDYVVLAGMVAVHQFVKIGSHAFVTGGSLVRKDIPPFVKAAREPISYAGINSVGLRRRGFSEEQIAEIQNLYRILFVQNRNLAKAIEIIEAEYQATEIRDEILDFIRNSGRGIMKGFNNRAM from the coding sequence ATGATACAGCCATTAGCTTATATTCATCCCGAAGCAAAAATTGCTAAAAATGTGGTCATCGAGCCATTTGTAACCATTTATAAAGACGTCGTCATTGGTGAGGGCACTTGGATAGGCTCAAATGTGACGATCATGGATGGAGCACGAATAGGAAAAAACTGTAAAATATATCCTGGTGCGGTAATCTCTGGGGAGCCTCAAGATTTAAAATTTGATGGTGAGATTACGACAGCTGAAATTGGAGATAATACAACGATTCGTGAGTGTGTAACGATCAATAGAGGCACCAAGGACAGATACAAAACGGTCATTGGGAAAAATTGCTTGATTCAAGCATATAGTCATGTTGCGCATGATTGCGAAGTTGGAGATAATTGTGTTTTTTCAAATAATAGTACGCTTGCTGGACATATTACTGTAGGTGATTATGTTGTGTTAGCTGGAATGGTAGCCGTTCACCAATTTGTAAAAATTGGTTCTCATGCCTTTGTTACTGGTGGTTCATTGGTGCGAAAGGATATTCCTCCTTTTGTTAAAGCTGCGCGTGAACCTATTTCTTATGCGGGAATTAATTCTGTTGGATTGAGGAGAAGAGGCTTTTCAGAAGAGCAGATTGCCGAAATTCAGAATCTTTATCGAATCCTTTTTGTCCAAAATCGAAATCTGGCTAAAGCGATAGAAATTATAGAGGCTGAATATCAGGCTACAGAAATTCGTGATGAGATTTTGGATTTTATTCGCAATTCAGGCAGAGGTATTATGAAAGGATTCAATAATAGAGCGATGTAA
- a CDS encoding bifunctional UDP-3-O-[3-hydroxymyristoyl] N-acetylglucosamine deacetylase/3-hydroxyacyl-ACP dehydratase encodes MNVKQRTIKNEVEISGVGLHTGKIVSMTIKPAPENHWFKFRRVDLEGQPEILVDADNVTDTSRGTTITQNGASVSTIEHLMASLIGLQIDNVLIDIDGPEIPILDGSSAIFVKLLEEAGFEEQDADRDYYEISNNIHYAEPDRKVEILGMPMDGYRMTCMIDFNSPVLGSQHAAITSIEDFKSEIASSRTFCFLHELEMLVDHGLIKGGDLSNAIVIVDKETSPEELQKLAHLFHKETVAVAKEGILNNNQLRYQNEPARHKLLDMVGDLALVGRPLKGHIMAARPGHAANVAFAKKIKEQIKKDKTRKKIKVYDPNMPALYDTVEIMKILPHRQPMLMVDKILELTETHVVGLKNVTMNEDLFMGHFPGAPLFPGVLQVEAMAQTGGILVLKTVPDPENWLTLFLKIENARFKAQVTPGDSVIFRCDLMEPIRRGIAKMKGVAMVGEKIVCEAELMAQIVRVNNN; translated from the coding sequence ATGAATGTAAAACAGAGAACCATCAAAAACGAGGTTGAAATTTCGGGGGTAGGTCTTCATACAGGAAAAATTGTATCGATGACTATTAAACCCGCTCCGGAAAATCACTGGTTTAAGTTCAGACGTGTGGATTTAGAGGGGCAACCAGAAATTTTGGTTGATGCGGATAATGTCACAGATACCTCCCGTGGGACGACAATAACGCAGAATGGGGCAAGCGTGAGTACAATTGAACATTTGATGGCATCGTTAATTGGTTTACAAATTGATAATGTGCTGATTGATATTGACGGCCCTGAAATACCAATATTGGATGGAAGCTCGGCTATTTTTGTGAAGTTGCTTGAAGAGGCAGGCTTTGAAGAACAGGATGCTGATCGGGATTATTACGAGATCTCTAATAATATCCATTACGCAGAGCCTGATCGTAAAGTAGAAATATTGGGCATGCCGATGGATGGCTATCGTATGACCTGTATGATCGATTTTAACTCGCCGGTACTCGGAAGTCAACATGCAGCAATAACATCGATTGAGGATTTTAAATCAGAAATAGCCTCTTCGCGTACCTTTTGCTTCCTGCATGAACTGGAAATGCTGGTTGACCATGGGCTTATTAAAGGTGGCGATCTGAGTAATGCCATTGTTATTGTTGATAAGGAGACTTCTCCTGAAGAACTACAAAAATTAGCGCATCTTTTTCATAAAGAAACCGTTGCAGTTGCGAAGGAAGGAATATTGAACAATAATCAATTGCGTTATCAAAATGAACCTGCCCGACATAAATTGTTGGATATGGTTGGAGATTTAGCGTTAGTTGGAAGACCTTTAAAAGGTCATATTATGGCTGCTCGTCCAGGTCATGCTGCAAATGTTGCCTTTGCAAAGAAGATAAAGGAGCAGATCAAGAAAGATAAAACACGTAAAAAAATTAAAGTTTACGATCCTAATATGCCTGCATTATATGATACGGTAGAAATCATGAAAATCTTACCGCATCGTCAACCCATGCTTATGGTGGATAAGATTCTTGAATTGACGGAAACACATGTTGTTGGTTTGAAGAATGTTACCATGAACGAAGATCTATTTATGGGACATTTTCCTGGAGCACCTTTATTTCCAGGGGTCTTGCAGGTAGAGGCTATGGCACAAACAGGGGGGATTTTGGTTCTGAAGACAGTTCCCGATCCTGAGAATTGGCTGACTTTATTCCTTAAAATAGAAAATGCACGTTTTAAAGCGCAGGTAACTCCCGGAGATTCTGTTATTTTTAGATGTGATTTGATGGAGCCAATTCGAAGAGGCATCGCGAAAATGAAAGGTGTAGCAATGGTAGGAGAGAAGATTGTGTGTGAAGCAGAGCTTATGGCACAGATCGTAAGAGTAAATAATAACTAA
- a CDS encoding 3-deoxy-D-manno-octulosonic acid transferase, giving the protein MRLLYSIGIFLYGLLLRILAPFHAKAKLMVAGRKDWYSRMKQTVDSSQKHIWFHFASLGEFEQGRPVLEAVKNNYLDHKIIVTFYSPSGYEIRKNTALADYVFYLPYDTSQHARLFLDLINPSFAVFTKYEYWYYFFEGLHRRGIPLFLISAIFRPDQIFFQAYGTFFLKILSYVTYFFVQNEESVRLLKEFGIRNAGLAGDTRFDRVVDIPKSRKMIPEISQFIGENPALVAGSTWPEDEQALQELLLDYSDYKLILAPHEINESHLASIFKLWPKALRFSGMATYDAAIIADSKVLVIDNIGMLSSLYGYGQLAYIGGGFGVGIHNTLEAATYGIPVLFGPNFKKFQEAKDLVKNGSGFAIASAKELKKVFAVLQDQTVRQKAGKLAREYVLQKAGATPIIMKYLKSNPVKI; this is encoded by the coding sequence ATGCGTTTGCTTTATTCAATTGGAATCTTTCTTTATGGACTCTTACTGCGTATTTTGGCTCCTTTTCATGCCAAAGCCAAGCTCATGGTAGCGGGACGAAAAGACTGGTATTCGAGGATGAAACAAACGGTTGATTCTTCCCAAAAACATATTTGGTTTCACTTTGCTTCATTGGGGGAATTTGAGCAAGGAAGACCTGTCCTGGAAGCGGTGAAAAATAATTATTTGGATCATAAAATAATTGTAACATTTTACTCTCCCTCTGGCTATGAAATCAGAAAAAACACTGCTTTGGCCGATTATGTTTTTTACCTCCCCTACGATACTTCTCAGCACGCACGGCTTTTTCTCGACTTGATCAATCCAAGTTTTGCTGTGTTTACGAAATATGAATATTGGTATTATTTTTTTGAAGGCCTGCATAGACGGGGCATTCCCTTGTTTTTGATCTCAGCAATATTTAGACCCGATCAGATTTTCTTTCAGGCCTATGGTACTTTTTTTCTGAAAATTTTAAGTTATGTGACTTACTTCTTTGTGCAAAATGAAGAAAGTGTACGTCTTTTGAAAGAATTTGGGATACGGAATGCCGGGTTAGCCGGAGATACACGTTTTGATCGTGTAGTAGACATTCCTAAAAGCAGAAAAATGATTCCCGAGATCAGCCAATTTATTGGTGAAAATCCGGCCTTGGTTGCAGGAAGTACCTGGCCCGAGGATGAGCAGGCGCTACAGGAATTGCTTCTGGATTATTCAGACTATAAGCTGATCTTGGCTCCGCATGAAATTAACGAATCACATTTAGCGAGCATTTTTAAGCTTTGGCCGAAGGCACTCCGCTTTTCGGGTATGGCTACCTACGATGCCGCAATAATAGCCGATTCAAAGGTACTGGTTATCGATAACATTGGTATGCTTTCGTCTTTGTATGGGTATGGCCAACTGGCCTATATTGGTGGTGGTTTTGGCGTGGGGATACATAACACACTCGAAGCCGCAACTTATGGCATACCGGTTCTATTTGGACCAAATTTCAAGAAGTTTCAGGAGGCGAAAGATCTTGTGAAAAATGGATCAGGTTTCGCCATTGCCAGTGCTAAAGAATTAAAGAAAGTCTTTGCTGTTTTGCAAGATCAGACTGTCCGTCAAAAGGCCGGAAAACTGGCCCGTGAATATGTTCTGCAGAAAGCAGGTGCAACACCGATCATTATGAAATACCTCAAAAGCAATCCTGTAAAAATATAA
- a CDS encoding ABC transporter ATP-binding protein, which yields MNLKITLKDIGRRYNNEWIFRHINYTFESGKSYAVLGHNGSGKSTFLKVLSSSLTPSSGELIYTDGDQVLGVDTIYQQLSLAAPYVELIEEFTLNELIDFHFKFKNYLPSFDKETVVSLLGLEHALDREIRFFSSGMRQRVKLALACCSVSSLVLLDEPTSNLDSAGEEWYLNLIDRTKLESRILVVCSNQKKEYEFCDEMISILDFKS from the coding sequence GTGAATTTGAAAATTACATTAAAAGATATTGGTAGGAGGTATAACAATGAATGGATTTTTAGGCATATAAACTATACCTTCGAGTCCGGCAAGAGTTATGCCGTCCTTGGCCATAATGGTTCAGGAAAATCTACTTTTCTAAAAGTGCTTTCAAGTAGTTTGACACCCTCATCGGGTGAATTGATCTACACGGATGGAGACCAAGTCCTAGGTGTGGACACTATATATCAGCAGTTGTCTCTCGCAGCTCCTTATGTTGAACTAATCGAGGAGTTTACTTTAAATGAGCTTATTGATTTTCATTTTAAATTTAAAAATTATCTTCCTTCTTTTGATAAAGAAACAGTTGTCAGCTTATTGGGATTGGAGCATGCGCTTGACAGGGAGATACGATTTTTTTCATCAGGTATGCGTCAACGGGTAAAGCTAGCCCTAGCTTGTTGTTCTGTATCTAGCTTGGTATTGTTGGATGAGCCAACAAGTAATTTGGATAGTGCCGGTGAAGAATGGTACCTAAATTTGATCGATCGAACAAAATTAGAATCCCGAATACTTGTCGTCTGTTCAAACCAAAAGAAAGAATATGAATTCTGTGATGAGATGATATCCATTCTGGATTTTAAATCCTAA
- a CDS encoding 5-formyltetrahydrofolate cyclo-ligase has protein sequence MKSKEELRFEYKVKRCQLSLAIETTLNEMLLTQFMKIDLSKVGFLHIFIPIEKYHEPNTYDIINYIQTFFPQVKIVVSRSNFDDYSMQHYVLDEHTIFEKNSWGISEPISGVEVDPSVIDMIVVPLLVFDLFGYRVGYGKGFYDRFFSRCKADVQRVGLSFFDPIDLISDKNEHDVKLTEAVTPNHIYHFDKE, from the coding sequence ATGAAATCGAAGGAAGAATTAAGATTTGAGTATAAAGTTAAAAGATGTCAATTGTCTTTGGCGATAGAAACAACCCTTAATGAAATGCTGCTTACCCAGTTTATGAAAATTGACCTCTCTAAAGTTGGTTTTTTACATATTTTTATTCCTATTGAAAAATATCATGAGCCCAATACTTATGATATCATAAATTATATTCAAACGTTTTTTCCTCAGGTAAAGATCGTCGTTTCCCGGTCCAATTTTGACGATTATTCGATGCAGCATTATGTATTAGATGAACATACCATATTCGAAAAGAATTCATGGGGAATTTCAGAGCCAATTTCTGGTGTCGAAGTAGACCCTTCGGTTATTGATATGATTGTTGTTCCTTTATTGGTCTTTGATCTTTTCGGCTATAGAGTAGGTTATGGAAAGGGGTTTTATGATCGTTTCTTCTCACGTTGTAAAGCTGACGTTCAACGTGTCGGACTGTCTTTTTTTGATCCGATTGACCTTATCTCGGATAAAAATGAACATGATGTTAAGTTGACGGAGGCTGTTACCCCAAATCATATTTATCATTTTGATAAGGAATAA
- the galE gene encoding UDP-glucose 4-epimerase GalE, with protein sequence MNKKILVTGGTGYIGSHTVVELHQAGYVPVIVDDLSNSNIKILDQIEKIIGVRPEFHQFDLCDTDRVNEFVKNNTDISGIIHFAASKAVGESVQKPLKYYHNNFFSLINLLEAYQNKPINFVFSSSCTVYGEPDYLPVDESAPVKKATSPYGNTKQIAEEILQETAAAYDNYNIIALRYFNPVGAHESALIGELPNGVPQNLLPFITQTAIGKREKLTVFGSDYDTPDGSCIRDYIHVVDLAKAHVAAIRLLEQGNPNGKYDVFNVGTGNGYSVLEAIKAFEKASGQKLNYEFGPRRDGDIIKVYGDVTKSANQLHWKAALGIDEMMASAWAWEKNLKENPLD encoded by the coding sequence ATGAACAAAAAAATACTAGTCACAGGAGGAACAGGTTATATCGGTTCGCACACAGTGGTCGAACTACATCAAGCAGGATATGTACCTGTCATCGTGGATGATCTGTCTAATTCAAACATCAAAATTTTGGATCAGATTGAAAAGATCATCGGCGTTAGACCTGAATTTCACCAGTTTGACCTTTGTGACACAGACCGCGTGAATGAATTTGTAAAAAACAATACTGATATCTCAGGCATTATCCATTTTGCAGCTTCTAAAGCTGTAGGCGAGTCTGTACAGAAGCCTTTGAAGTATTACCACAACAATTTCTTCTCGTTAATTAACTTATTAGAGGCATATCAAAATAAGCCTATTAATTTTGTCTTTTCTTCAAGCTGTACCGTATATGGTGAGCCAGACTACTTACCTGTAGACGAGAGCGCTCCTGTGAAAAAGGCAACCTCTCCTTATGGAAATACAAAACAAATTGCTGAAGAAATTTTACAGGAAACCGCTGCTGCATATGACAACTACAATATTATTGCGCTCCGTTATTTCAATCCTGTAGGCGCACATGAGTCGGCACTGATCGGTGAATTACCAAACGGTGTTCCTCAGAACCTGCTTCCATTTATCACACAAACAGCCATTGGAAAAAGAGAAAAATTAACGGTATTTGGCTCTGATTACGACACACCGGATGGATCTTGTATCCGCGACTATATCCACGTTGTTGATTTAGCAAAAGCTCACGTTGCAGCAATCAGATTATTGGAGCAAGGCAACCCGAACGGAAAATATGATGTCTTTAATGTGGGAACCGGAAATGGATATTCTGTCCTTGAAGCGATCAAGGCTTTTGAGAAAGCTTCAGGACAAAAACTAAATTACGAATTTGGTCCACGTCGTGACGGCGATATCATCAAGGTTTACGGGGACGTCACTAAATCGGCCAATCAGTTGCATTGGAAAGCAGCACTTGGTATTGATGAAATGATGGCTTCTGCCTGGGCATGGGAAAAAAATCTGAAGGAAAATCCATTGGATTAA
- the efp gene encoding elongation factor P, which yields MAKASEVKSGNILRFNGELVSVEEYIHRTPGNLRAFYQARMRNVKTGKLVEYRFRVDESVEIARVETSDYQYLYEDGDFFVVMDNNTYEQFNIPKFLFGDSARFLKEGMTVIIAFESDEPIMAEAPKSVELEITYTEPAVKGDTSTNALKKATVETGVEIMVPLFINQGEKVRVDTQTGNYIERVK from the coding sequence ATGGCTAAGGCATCAGAGGTAAAATCAGGAAATATCTTAAGATTTAACGGAGAATTAGTATCCGTAGAAGAATATATACACCGTACACCAGGCAATTTACGTGCGTTTTATCAAGCGAGAATGCGTAATGTTAAAACGGGTAAGTTAGTTGAATACCGTTTTAGAGTTGACGAATCTGTAGAAATTGCACGTGTAGAAACTAGCGATTATCAGTATTTGTACGAGGATGGAGATTTCTTCGTGGTAATGGATAACAATACATACGAGCAATTCAATATTCCTAAATTTTTATTTGGTGATTCAGCTCGTTTCTTGAAAGAGGGCATGACTGTAATTATTGCTTTTGAAAGTGATGAGCCTATCATGGCAGAAGCTCCAAAAAGTGTTGAGTTAGAAATTACATATACTGAACCGGCTGTAAAAGGAGATACGTCTACAAATGCACTGAAAAAAGCAACTGTAGAGACTGGTGTTGAAATTATGGTACCGTTGTTCATTAATCAAGGTGAGAAAGTAAGAGTTGATACGCAAACAGGTAATTATATCGAGCGCGTAAAATAA
- a CDS encoding UDP-glucuronic acid decarboxylase family protein, producing MENKHRKRILITGAAGFLGSHLCDRFIAEDYDVIGMDNLITGDLQNIAHLFKLENFDFYHHDVSKFVHVPGHLDYILHFASPASPVDYLKIPIQTLKVGSLGTHNLLGLARAKQARILVASTSEVYGDPLVSPQSEDYWGNVNPVGPRGVYDEAKRFQEAITMAYHNAHGLETRIVRIFNTFGSRMRLNDGRAIPTFIAQAIRGEDITIFGDGSQTRSFCYIDDQVEGIFRLLHSACATPINIGNPDEISLLQLAHEIVELTGSSSKIIYETLPIDDPKQRKPDIGLAKSKLAWEPQVDRKTGLKKTIEFYKKIPLDTLSHKDFTYYNQQ from the coding sequence GTGGAAAATAAACATCGCAAACGGATTTTGATAACAGGAGCAGCGGGCTTCCTCGGCTCTCACCTTTGCGATCGCTTTATTGCCGAAGATTACGATGTCATTGGAATGGACAACCTAATTACCGGAGATCTACAGAATATAGCCCATTTATTTAAGTTGGAAAATTTTGACTTCTATCATCACGATGTCTCAAAATTTGTCCACGTTCCCGGGCACTTGGATTATATCCTGCATTTCGCTTCGCCAGCCAGTCCCGTTGATTACCTTAAAATTCCGATACAAACATTGAAGGTAGGATCTTTGGGCACACATAATCTCTTGGGCCTAGCGCGTGCTAAACAAGCACGGATCTTGGTAGCCTCCACCTCTGAAGTTTATGGCGATCCACTGGTATCACCACAATCCGAGGACTACTGGGGCAATGTAAATCCCGTGGGACCTCGCGGTGTATACGATGAAGCGAAGCGCTTCCAAGAGGCAATAACGATGGCCTATCACAATGCACACGGTCTGGAGACCCGTATTGTCAGAATATTTAACACCTTTGGTTCCAGAATGCGTCTCAATGACGGTCGAGCTATCCCCACCTTTATCGCACAAGCGATACGCGGCGAAGACATCACGATTTTTGGGGATGGTTCACAGACACGATCATTCTGTTATATTGACGACCAGGTCGAAGGCATTTTTCGCTTGTTGCATTCGGCATGTGCAACACCTATAAATATTGGTAATCCAGACGAAATTAGCTTACTGCAATTGGCCCATGAAATTGTCGAATTGACCGGCAGTTCGAGTAAAATTATCTACGAAACATTGCCAATCGATGATCCCAAACAACGAAAACCTGATATTGGCTTGGCCAAATCAAAATTAGCCTGGGAACCTCAAGTAGACCGAAAAACAGGATTGAAAAAAACCATAGAATTTTACAAAAAGATCCCTTTGGATACCTTATCACATAAAGACTTTACTTACTATAATCAACAATAA
- a CDS encoding glyceraldehyde-3-phosphate dehydrogenase, whose amino-acid sequence MMSHKPSFDLEIKSYREQQNAAVSLMQIVSNLWYNHAIELVFFRNQLIDVKSSSILNLIKESVLLTDEPFHIFDILHTAQVLEKLTLSPARIDIGKLTLQVKKQTIDNNDLPSFITNELKDINQQAELKPRDVVLYGFGRIGRLLARELMHKAGAGQQLRLRAIVTRDANDSKSILKRATLLKTDSIHGAFEGDVQVDIPNQALIINGITVHLISAKQPEDIDYTYYGIQHALVVDNTGAFRDEQELSRHLKSRGAAQVLLTAPGKGVPNIVYAVNENDIDVQQHAIFSAASCTTNAISPILAVLENRIGIEKGHIETIHSYTNDQNLVDNMHKKSRRGRAAALNMVITETGAGAAVSKVLPSLKGKLTSNAIRVPVPNGSLAILNLEIKSKTNVEEINALLKEASLQGDLVEQIKFSKDDELVSSDIIGSTAAAIVDAPATIVSADGRNVILYVWYDNEYGYSHQVMRLSRHITGVRRYTYY is encoded by the coding sequence ATGATGTCACACAAGCCATCTTTTGATTTAGAGATCAAAAGTTACAGAGAGCAACAAAACGCTGCCGTAAGCTTAATGCAAATTGTCAGTAACCTGTGGTATAACCACGCTATTGAACTTGTCTTTTTTCGAAATCAACTCATTGATGTAAAATCGAGTTCAATTCTCAACCTGATCAAGGAAAGCGTCCTCCTTACCGACGAGCCATTCCATATTTTTGACATCCTTCACACAGCACAGGTATTGGAAAAACTCACGCTATCACCTGCGCGTATCGATATCGGAAAACTTACCTTACAGGTCAAGAAACAGACTATTGACAACAACGATCTGCCTAGTTTTATTACAAATGAATTAAAAGATATCAATCAACAAGCGGAATTAAAACCACGCGATGTTGTGCTTTATGGATTTGGCCGTATCGGCCGTTTACTCGCCCGAGAGCTTATGCATAAAGCCGGTGCTGGACAGCAGCTTCGCCTTCGTGCCATTGTAACGCGAGACGCCAATGATAGCAAGTCCATATTGAAAAGAGCGACACTATTAAAAACAGATTCCATACATGGTGCATTCGAAGGCGACGTACAGGTCGACATTCCAAATCAAGCACTTATTATCAATGGCATCACTGTCCACCTTATCTCTGCCAAACAGCCAGAGGACATCGATTACACCTATTATGGAATACAGCATGCTTTAGTCGTCGACAATACGGGTGCTTTTCGAGATGAGCAAGAACTGAGTCGCCACCTGAAATCCAGAGGTGCCGCCCAAGTTTTATTAACAGCACCCGGAAAAGGTGTTCCAAATATCGTATACGCAGTCAACGAAAATGATATTGACGTGCAACAGCATGCGATATTTTCCGCCGCTTCCTGTACGACCAACGCAATCTCTCCTATTTTGGCGGTCCTTGAAAATAGAATAGGCATTGAAAAAGGGCATATAGAAACCATACATTCCTATACTAACGACCAGAATCTTGTCGACAATATGCACAAGAAGTCCAGACGGGGCCGTGCCGCAGCGCTCAATATGGTGATCACAGAAACTGGAGCGGGGGCTGCCGTTTCTAAAGTATTGCCTTCCCTGAAGGGCAAACTGACCTCCAATGCCATTCGCGTTCCCGTACCAAATGGATCATTGGCAATTTTAAATCTCGAAATTAAATCTAAAACTAACGTCGAAGAAATCAATGCACTTTTAAAAGAGGCATCACTACAGGGTGACCTTGTCGAACAGATTAAATTTTCTAAAGATGATGAACTCGTTTCTTCAGATATCATAGGCTCCACTGCCGCTGCGATCGTGGATGCTCCAGCGACGATAGTCTCGGCAGATGGCAGGAATGTCATTCTATATGTCTGGTACGACAATGAATACGGATATTCCCATCAGGTAATGCGCTTATCTCGTCATATTACCGGCGTAAGAAGGTATACCTATTATTAG